From bacterium, a single genomic window includes:
- a CDS encoding DUF4900 domain-containing protein gives MAITSARRLAGAAARDERGNALVVTLFVTLALSGLVMGALMASQTETRLSSNTSMQQKAFYLTERGLEESIAFLAQMGQPLVGAGAGGGPVALFEDVEAGGGRYSAWADPMDSNSGRSTRFIALTVRGTLDGSGVSRALQVRLGQQNFSRYAYFTDIETSASGGKIWFTTRDEFYGPVHTNDQLHISGNPIFHEEVSSGAAAVDYYHGGPPQDQPVFMMGLNLNADNIQLPPNTDLLRAKGLAADGLDFIGTTAIEMRVAAGGDGILRVRVNGGAAVDYPLPVNGVCYVNGKVELKGTLKGQLTVACNGDIEIMDNCVYATDPRVDPTSTDILGIVADGDVYMDGYAYGANVDTADETVMAAIMALDESFTVENYNSGSPRGNLVIYGGLIQYRRGPVGTFNPGTGQIVTGYAKAYSYDPRLMDNPPPSFPTTGEVEKLSWQEIDPSQDITANYW, from the coding sequence TTGGCGATCACTAGCGCGCGGCGGCTCGCCGGCGCGGCGGCGCGGGACGAGCGCGGCAACGCGCTCGTCGTCACGCTCTTCGTCACGCTGGCCCTGTCCGGGCTGGTGATGGGCGCGCTCATGGCGAGCCAGACCGAGACCCGCCTGAGCAGCAACACGAGCATGCAGCAGAAGGCCTTCTACCTCACCGAGCGCGGGCTCGAGGAGTCGATCGCCTTCCTGGCCCAGATGGGGCAGCCGCTGGTGGGCGCGGGGGCCGGCGGCGGGCCCGTGGCCCTCTTCGAGGACGTCGAGGCGGGCGGCGGGCGCTACTCCGCCTGGGCCGACCCGATGGACAGCAACTCGGGCCGCAGCACGCGCTTCATCGCCCTGACGGTGCGCGGCACCCTCGACGGCTCGGGCGTGAGCCGGGCCCTGCAGGTGCGCCTCGGCCAGCAGAACTTCTCGCGCTACGCCTACTTCACGGACATCGAGACGAGCGCGAGCGGCGGCAAGATCTGGTTCACGACCAGGGACGAGTTCTATGGTCCGGTGCACACGAACGACCAGCTGCACATCTCCGGCAACCCCATCTTCCACGAAGAGGTGAGCTCGGGTGCCGCTGCGGTGGACTACTACCACGGCGGGCCACCGCAGGACCAACCGGTCTTCATGATGGGCCTCAACCTGAACGCGGACAACATCCAGCTGCCGCCGAACACCGACCTCCTGCGCGCCAAGGGTCTGGCCGCCGACGGCCTCGATTTCATCGGCACGACAGCGATCGAAATGCGCGTGGCCGCGGGCGGCGACGGCATCCTGCGCGTGCGCGTCAACGGCGGCGCCGCCGTCGACTACCCGTTGCCGGTCAACGGCGTCTGCTACGTGAACGGCAAGGTCGAGCTGAAGGGGACGCTCAAGGGCCAGCTCACGGTTGCCTGCAACGGCGACATCGAGATCATGGACAACTGCGTCTACGCGACCGATCCCCGCGTCGACCCGACGAGCACGGACATCCTCGGCATCGTGGCCGATGGGGACGTCTACATGGACGGCTACGCCTACGGCGCCAACGTCGACACGGCGGACGAGACGGTGATGGCGGCGATCATGGCCCTGGACGAGAGCTTCACGGTCGAGAACTACAACAGCGGCTCGCCGCGCGGCAATCTCGTCATCTACGGCGGCCTCATCCAGTACCGGCGTGGCCCGGTGGGCACCTTCAACCCCGGCACGGGACAGATCGTCACCGGCTATGCCAAGGCCTACTCCTACGACCCGCGCCTGATGGACAACCCGCCGCCCTCCTTCCCGACCACGGGCGAGGTCGAGAAGCTGAGCTGGCAGGAAATCGATCCCAGCCAGGACATCACGGCCAACTACTGGTAG
- a CDS encoding D-alanyl-D-alanine carboxypeptidase: MLRFRRFPQALLSVLLISLLGAGAAEAAGRRGTSPKARAAAPVGAPAPECAAALLMEAATGQILYAENPDREWIPASVVKLMLLCLTDEALAAGRVALDDSVTASARAQAQGGSQVYLTAGETTSLRALIEAMAVGSANDATMALAEHLFGSADAAVAAMNARAERLGMARTHYVNVTGLPERKGPDSRTTARDQALLAREIVLRRPGVLAWTRLQETEFRPGLRLDCTNTLLRRDLGVDGLKTGYHGQARFNLVGTAERAGRRLITVVFGSPNAGTRNRVTARLLERGYGEWLLVTGLGAGEGFGEEFPVDGGWRRSVPVLAGQALRFAVRPAEAARVRIRLAEGARLQAPLKSGQVLGEIQATLDGQLLASVPAVAGRSVWRRWFGKGEATGKAAWPELPAPTASRSGI; encoded by the coding sequence GTGCTCCGGTTCCGGCGGTTCCCGCAGGCGCTCCTCAGCGTTCTCCTCATCAGTCTGCTCGGCGCTGGCGCAGCCGAGGCCGCCGGCCGCCGTGGTACCTCGCCCAAGGCCCGCGCCGCGGCGCCCGTCGGCGCGCCGGCGCCCGAGTGCGCCGCCGCCTTGCTGATGGAGGCCGCCACCGGCCAGATCCTCTACGCCGAGAATCCGGATCGCGAGTGGATCCCCGCCTCCGTGGTCAAGCTGATGCTCCTCTGCCTGACCGACGAGGCGCTCGCCGCAGGCCGCGTAGCCCTCGACGACTCGGTCACCGCCTCGGCGCGCGCCCAGGCGCAGGGCGGCAGCCAGGTCTACTTGACCGCCGGCGAGACGACGAGCCTGCGCGCCCTGATCGAGGCGATGGCCGTCGGCTCGGCGAACGACGCGACGATGGCCCTCGCCGAGCACCTCTTCGGCTCGGCCGACGCGGCCGTCGCGGCGATGAACGCGAGGGCGGAGCGCCTCGGGATGGCGCGCACGCACTACGTCAACGTCACGGGGCTACCCGAGCGCAAGGGGCCGGACAGTCGCACGACCGCGCGCGACCAGGCCCTGCTCGCGCGCGAGATCGTGCTGCGCCGCCCCGGCGTGCTCGCCTGGACCCGCCTGCAGGAAACGGAGTTTCGCCCGGGGCTGCGGCTGGACTGCACGAACACCCTGCTGAGGCGCGATCTCGGCGTGGACGGCCTCAAGACCGGCTACCACGGCCAGGCCCGCTTCAACCTGGTCGGCACCGCCGAGCGCGCGGGCCGGCGCCTGATCACGGTGGTCTTCGGCAGCCCGAACGCCGGCACGCGCAACCGCGTCACCGCGCGCCTGCTCGAGCGCGGCTACGGGGAATGGCTGCTGGTGACCGGACTCGGCGCGGGCGAAGGCTTCGGCGAGGAGTTCCCCGTCGACGGCGGCTGGCGGCGCTCCGTGCCCGTGCTCGCCGGCCAGGCGCTGCGCTTCGCGGTGAGACCGGCCGAGGCGGCGCGCGTGCGCATCCGCCTCGCCGAGGGCGCGCGCCTGCAGGCTCCGCTCAAGTCGGGCCAGGTGCTGGGCGAGATCCAGGCCACGCTGGACGGGCAGCTGCTGGCCAGCGTGCCCGCGGTCGCCGGGCGCAGCGTCTGGCGCCGCTGGTTCGGCAAGGGCGAGGCGACCGGCAAGGCGGCCTGGCCCGAACTGCCGGCACCGACGGCCAGCCGGAGCGGCATCTAG
- a CDS encoding DUF255 domain-containing protein: MPRLAALALALLALLPLGCDRGGGAGDQAAPPSASTASEGVLWLSYGDGVARAAAEGKPMLIDFWTDWCHWCKVMDKDTYGNSDIRRQLAQRFIAIKVDAESDRPQGGAGSPTGVELARSFGVASYPTTWFVDSQGEKIAPLPGFVPPEQFGFILDYIGSAAYKTQTFSAYQASRGATPSG, from the coding sequence ATGCCACGCCTCGCCGCCCTGGCTCTCGCCCTGCTCGCGCTGCTTCCGCTCGGTTGCGACCGCGGCGGCGGTGCCGGCGACCAGGCGGCGCCGCCGAGCGCGAGCACTGCCAGCGAGGGCGTCCTCTGGCTGAGCTACGGCGACGGCGTCGCCCGCGCGGCGGCGGAGGGCAAGCCGATGCTCATCGATTTCTGGACCGACTGGTGTCACTGGTGCAAGGTGATGGACAAGGACACCTACGGAAACTCCGACATCCGCCGGCAGCTCGCCCAGCGCTTCATCGCGATCAAGGTGGACGCCGAGAGCGATCGGCCCCAGGGCGGCGCCGGCTCGCCGACCGGCGTCGAGCTGGCCCGCAGCTTCGGCGTCGCGAGCTACCCGACCACCTGGTTCGTCGACAGCCAGGGCGAGAAGATCGCCCCCCTGCCCGGCTTCGTGCCGCCCGAGCAGTTCGGCTTCATCCTCGACTACATCGGCAGCGCGGCCTACAAGACGCAGACCTTCTCGGCCTACCAGGCGAGCCGGGGCGCCACGCCCAGCGGCTAG
- a CDS encoding indolepyruvate oxidoreductase subunit beta, whose product MSASGVAPGKVTGVLMVGVGGQGIILASDVLAQVAMEAGLDVKKSEVHGMSQRGGTVSSHVRFAPKVWSPMIPEGAADVLIAFEQAEGLRAIHELAPGGRAIVSRQQIIPPIAAGKQFSYPEDALAQLAARCPTLVAIDAQAECRALGNEKMLSVLFLGALAPSLAFPEALWRKVVLARVPRGTEEGNWAAFQRGRALATA is encoded by the coding sequence ATGAGCGCGAGCGGCGTGGCGCCCGGCAAGGTCACGGGTGTGCTGATGGTCGGCGTGGGCGGCCAGGGCATCATCCTCGCCAGCGACGTGCTGGCCCAGGTGGCGATGGAGGCCGGCCTCGACGTCAAGAAGAGCGAGGTGCACGGCATGAGCCAGCGCGGGGGCACCGTCTCCAGCCACGTGCGCTTCGCCCCCAAGGTCTGGAGCCCGATGATCCCCGAGGGCGCCGCCGATGTCCTGATCGCCTTCGAGCAGGCCGAGGGCCTGCGCGCGATCCACGAACTGGCGCCCGGGGGCCGGGCGATCGTCAGCCGGCAGCAGATCATCCCGCCGATCGCGGCCGGCAAGCAGTTCAGCTATCCCGAGGACGCCCTCGCCCAGCTCGCCGCGCGCTGCCCGACTCTCGTCGCCATCGATGCGCAGGCCGAGTGCCGCGCCCTCGGCAACGAGAAGATGCTCAGCGTGCTCTTCCTGGGCGCGCTCGCGCCGAGCCTGGCGTTCCCCGAGGCGCTGTGGCGGAAGGTCGTCCTCGCCCGCGTGCCGCGGGGCACCGAAGAGGGTAACTGGGCCGCCTTCCAGCGCGGCCGCGCCCTGGCCACCGCCTAG